Proteins encoded in a region of the Vicia villosa cultivar HV-30 ecotype Madison, WI linkage group LG5, Vvil1.0, whole genome shotgun sequence genome:
- the LOC131605887 gene encoding uncharacterized protein LOC131605887 yields MCTAFKKSRTSNKPVLKDRRRSRSPDEEEQINIPEGADPTAILLLKELQKTNRLIRQQGDRIHDLERRRRYRSPQRRRHRSRSYSSSRSPPRRSRKRSPSRSRSPSRRNRRQRSYSRSPPRKTRKNQKPETTEAKGLSPEQEHQGPSKAVQKVREHSPKDNRKISGKPRTKPQRGRHSNSPEPSDEEDFRSPLSEQIRRVRLPRGMEKPPALDHYDGTTDPDDHIRSIEAVMDYHVDLFLSHFTASRRQPKSEANLEAVIQGTNESLRDYLDRFNKEAVQVQTADYMKRYLLERGLLPGSDFKKAIKIEEVHSMNALLRKAQAFIRYEEAEAATTRASRDNDAARSSNHEPSTSRRGHERRKDDRSLDIKERRGPSGRFNEYTPLNASRERILAECQNTDFKKSNIRPPKSNPARPGTDKSKYCKYHRSHGHIEG; encoded by the exons ATGTGCACGGCCTTCAAAAAGTCCAGAACGTCGAACAAACCCGTCCTGAAGGACAG ACGAAGAAGCCGTAGCCCGGACGAGGAGGAACAGATCAACATTCCCGAGGGCGCTGATCCGACTGCCATTCTCCTACTCAAAGAGCTGCAGAagaccaaccgcctcatccgCCAACAGGGCGACCGCATCCACGATCTGGAAAGGAGGCGACGATATCGCTCCCCCCAACGGAGGCGCCATCGGTCACGTTCCTATTCCTCTTCGCGGTCTCCCCCGAGGAGAAGTCGCAAGCGCAGTCCATCTAGGTCTCGCTCCCCCTCGAGGAGAAACCGGCGCCAGCGGTCttattcccgctctccacctcGAAAGACGCGAAAGAATCAGAAACCTGAAACCACTGAAGCCAAAGGTCTCTCACCCGAGCAGGAGCACCAAGGCCCCTCCAAAGCCGTGCAGAAAGTCCGCGAGCATTCTCCAAAAGACAACCGCAAAATCTCGGGCAAACCACGCACTAAGCCCCAGCGGGGCAGACATTCAAACTCCCCTGAACCCAGCGACGAAGAGGATTTCCGCAGTCCCTTGTCCGAGCAAATCCGGCGTGTTCGTCTTCcccgggggatggaaaaaccaccagcCTTGGACCACTATGACGGGACCACCGACCCCGATGACCATATAAGGAGCATCGAAGCTGTCATGGACTACCACGTG GATCTTTTCCTAAGCCACTTCACCGCGTCTCGTCGGCAACCGAAATCAGAAGCAAACCTTGAGGCAGTAATCCAAGGTACCAACGAATCTTTGAgagactacctcgacaggttcaacaaagaagctgtCCAAGTGCAGACCGCGGACTACATGAAAAGGTACCTACTCGAACGAGGGCTCCTCCCCGGAAGCGACTTCAAAAAGGCCATCAAGATTGAGGAggtccactccatgaacgccctccttcgcaaGGCTCAGGCCTTCATCAGATATGAGGAAGCAGAGGCTGCGACCACGAGAGCGTCACGGGACAACGATGCCGCTCGCAGTTCCAACCATGAGCCCTCAACTTCGAGGCGCGGGCACGAGAGGAGGAAAGACGATAGGTCTCTCGACATCAAAGAACGTCGGGGACCTTCTGGTCGTTTCAACGAATATACCCCGCTGAACGCCTCACGGGAAAGGATCCTAGCCGAATGCCAAAACACTGACTTCAAAAAGTCGAACATCAGACCCCCGAAGTCAAACCCCGCGAGGCCAGGAACcgacaagtccaagtactgcaaatACCACAGGAGCCATGGacatattgaaggatag